The segment GAGACGCAGCAGAAGGTGCTGGAGCTCACCACCGACAACGAGCGGCTGCGGAAGCGGGTGGAGCAGCTCAGCCGGGAGCTGGAGACTCTGCGGGGCATCTTCAGGCAGCTGCCCGAAAGCTCGCTGGTGAAGGCCATGGGCAGCTGCGCCTAGCCGGGCCCTCCTGCTGCTCCGTGCGCTC is part of the Meleagris gallopavo isolate NT-WF06-2002-E0010 breed Aviagen turkey brand Nicholas breeding stock unplaced genomic scaffold, Turkey_5.1 ChrUn_random_7180001889561, whole genome shotgun sequence genome and harbors:
- the LOC104916394 gene encoding CCAAT/enhancer-binding protein alpha-like — protein: HRGKSKKTVDKNSNEYRVRRERNNIAVRKSRDKAKQRNVETQQKVLELTTDNERLRKRVEQLSRELETLRGIFRQLPESSLVKAMGSCA